In Streptomyces sp. DG2A-72, one genomic interval encodes:
- a CDS encoding SCO6880 family protein: MSELSVSPITVKFPHRSRRGILLGLSLPQLLLVSSALALLLITVVTTGLLGAIALTPLWAVIAALVAIRRNGQSLIDWAPIVARYAHRRRTGQTLWLARPVSRPRQDGVLHLPGTAASLKVVTPGDSANQAAAVHDPHHQTLTAVARVSSRAFALLDPATQNANVAGWGRALAGIARTGHVATVQVLERTVPDSGDTLARHWAQHGRPDTPVAGQVYSELVASAGPAAAPHEAYLAISLDLKAAKRLISQAGGGLPGAFTVLEQTTCAVALAARSAGLMVTGWLNAREIAAVIRTAYDPHALSALQQWSPTGRAEADPPAAGPVVQVEEYDRLGTDSARHATYWIENWPRTETTPGFLHGLMFTAGVRRSLSLIYVPQGLESALRDVQRTKAAIIADANERARRGQVDSEADSVEYADVKVRERQLIAGHADVALTGLLTVSAETDAALDAACAQIETAAVTAQVDLRRLYFQQPDAFTLAALPLARTAL, from the coding sequence TTGTCTGAACTCTCCGTCTCCCCGATCACGGTCAAATTCCCGCACCGCTCCAGGCGCGGCATCCTCCTCGGCCTCTCCCTGCCCCAACTCCTGCTCGTTTCCTCCGCGTTGGCCCTGCTGCTCATCACGGTGGTGACCACTGGGCTGCTCGGCGCGATCGCGCTGACCCCGCTGTGGGCGGTCATCGCCGCCCTGGTCGCCATCCGCCGCAACGGCCAGTCCCTGATCGACTGGGCGCCGATCGTCGCCCGCTACGCCCACCGGCGCCGCACCGGCCAGACGTTGTGGCTGGCCCGCCCGGTCTCCCGGCCCCGTCAGGACGGCGTGCTGCATCTGCCCGGCACCGCCGCCTCGTTGAAGGTCGTCACCCCCGGTGACTCCGCCAACCAGGCTGCCGCTGTCCACGACCCCCACCACCAGACCCTCACCGCTGTCGCCCGGGTCTCCTCCCGCGCGTTCGCCCTGCTGGACCCCGCCACGCAGAACGCAAATGTGGCGGGCTGGGGCAGGGCCCTGGCCGGCATCGCCCGCACCGGACACGTCGCCACCGTGCAGGTCCTGGAACGCACCGTCCCCGACTCCGGCGACACCCTCGCCCGCCACTGGGCCCAGCACGGCCGCCCCGACACCCCGGTTGCCGGGCAGGTGTACTCCGAGCTGGTCGCCTCCGCCGGCCCGGCCGCCGCCCCGCACGAGGCGTACCTGGCCATCAGCCTGGACCTCAAGGCTGCCAAGCGCCTCATCAGCCAGGCTGGCGGCGGGCTACCAGGTGCCTTCACGGTGCTGGAGCAGACCACCTGTGCCGTAGCCCTCGCCGCACGCAGCGCGGGACTGATGGTGACCGGCTGGCTCAACGCGCGGGAGATCGCCGCGGTCATCCGCACCGCCTACGACCCCCACGCCCTGTCCGCCCTCCAGCAGTGGTCGCCGACCGGGCGCGCCGAGGCCGACCCGCCTGCGGCCGGGCCCGTCGTCCAGGTCGAGGAGTACGACCGACTCGGCACCGACAGCGCCCGCCACGCCACCTACTGGATCGAGAACTGGCCCCGCACCGAGACCACCCCCGGCTTCCTGCACGGTCTGATGTTCACCGCCGGCGTCCGCCGCAGCCTGTCCCTTATATACGTGCCGCAGGGACTCGAGTCCGCGCTGCGTGACGTCCAGCGCACGAAGGCCGCCATCATCGCCGACGCCAACGAACGCGCCCGTCGCGGACAGGTCGACTCCGAGGCCGACTCCGTCGAGTACGCCGACGTCAAGGTCCGCGAGCGGCAACTGATCGCCGGCCACGCCGACGTCGCCCTGACCGGGCTGCTCACCGTCAGCGCCGAAACCGACGCCGCCCTCGACGCCGCGTGCGCGCAGATCGAGACCGCCGCCGTCACCGCCCAGGTCGACCTGCGCCGCCTGTACTTCCAGCAGCCCGACGCGTTCACCCTCGCCGCCCTGCCGCTCGCCCGCACGGCGCTGTGA
- a CDS encoding ATP-binding protein, with protein MGFCDLPLADKLCAVGDAVDFASNPGEAIGNWMAKSAGELAAAAADLAADAVNTTTKVDLNTSWFRDNYEMILPIGLIVLVATFCAQLVRAAIRRDGQALTQAFTGTATGVLFAFTAIAFTTVAIEVVDALSDGLFKAANLDIATAVRRIVKVSQIPGLEALGWLVAVFAGVGAALGAFLYWCVMVVRKVGILVMVTLAVFAGAGGGWEVARRWRRGWIEATATLVVSKLLMTVIFVLGIAAMGKTEAKDGIAALADVMAGIVIMALVLLCPYATFKFVHWAASEGSDAETLHRSGGAGAQIARQHAERAGRKAAAAAATAGTGGAAAGAGAAPQGPDAVPGGFPGDIATNPTPDTGKEGGGSSTTPSSGGEGIKSGLEKAVQPAPTSPRDDTTGHLGGTPGPGGSGGGSTGQGSGFMSAPPTSASAPPPQGSPPAPDSTSTAATGTPPPPPTGL; from the coding sequence TTGGGCTTCTGCGACCTCCCTCTCGCGGACAAACTCTGCGCCGTCGGCGATGCGGTCGACTTCGCCTCCAACCCCGGCGAGGCCATCGGCAACTGGATGGCCAAGTCGGCGGGCGAACTCGCCGCCGCCGCAGCCGACCTGGCCGCCGACGCGGTCAACACCACCACCAAGGTCGACCTGAACACCAGCTGGTTCCGCGACAACTACGAGATGATCCTGCCGATCGGCCTGATCGTCCTCGTCGCCACTTTCTGCGCCCAGCTCGTGCGCGCCGCGATCCGCCGCGACGGCCAGGCCCTCACCCAGGCGTTCACCGGCACCGCCACCGGTGTGCTGTTCGCCTTCACCGCGATCGCCTTCACCACCGTCGCCATCGAAGTGGTCGACGCCCTGTCCGACGGACTGTTCAAAGCCGCCAACCTGGACATCGCCACGGCAGTGCGGCGCATCGTGAAGGTGAGCCAGATCCCGGGTCTCGAAGCCCTGGGGTGGCTGGTCGCCGTCTTCGCTGGAGTCGGGGCCGCCCTGGGTGCCTTCCTCTATTGGTGCGTGATGGTGGTCCGCAAGGTCGGCATCCTCGTCATGGTCACCCTCGCCGTCTTCGCCGGAGCTGGCGGCGGCTGGGAGGTCGCCCGGCGCTGGCGCAGGGGCTGGATCGAAGCCACCGCCACCCTCGTCGTCTCCAAGCTCCTGATGACCGTGATCTTCGTGCTCGGTATCGCGGCGATGGGCAAGACCGAGGCCAAGGACGGCATCGCCGCACTCGCCGACGTCATGGCTGGCATCGTCATCATGGCCCTGGTGTTGTTGTGCCCGTACGCGACGTTCAAGTTCGTGCACTGGGCCGCCTCCGAAGGTTCGGACGCCGAGACGCTGCACCGCTCCGGCGGAGCCGGTGCGCAGATCGCCCGCCAGCACGCCGAACGCGCCGGCCGCAAGGCCGCCGCAGCAGCAGCTACCGCCGGAACCGGCGGTGCCGCGGCCGGAGCGGGCGCCGCTCCCCAGGGCCCGGATGCCGTGCCGGGCGGCTTTCCCGGGGACATCGCCACCAACCCCACGCCGGACACCGGCAAGGAAGGCGGCGGCAGCTCCACGACGCCGTCGTCCGGAGGCGAGGGGATCAAGAGCGGTCTGGAGAAGGCAGTGCAGCCCGCGCCGACCAGCCCGCGCGACGACACCACCGGCCACCTCGGCGGCACGCCCGGGCCCGGCGGGTCCGGTGGCGGATCAACCGGTCAGGGCAGCGGGTTCATGTCCGCACCCCCCACCAGCGCCTCCGCCCCGCCGCCGCAGGGCTCTCCGCCGGCCCCGGACTCCACGAGTACGGCCGCAACCGGCACGCCGCCGCCTCCGCCCACCGGCCTGTGA